In a single window of the Nocardiopsis composta genome:
- a CDS encoding class I SAM-dependent methyltransferase, producing MLDLGCGGGRHAFEVYRRGADITAFDQNENDLADVSAMFAAMRAEGEGPEGATAETVKGDALAMPFDDGSFNRVIASEIFEHLPHDTAGMAELYRVLRPGGIAAVTVPSWLPERVCWALSEDYHTVEGGHIRIYTRAELEAKLKATGFEIGPHHHAHALHAPYWWIKCAVGTDDDRHPLVKAYHRMLVWDILKAPRTTRVAERLLNPVIGKSVVVYVRKPLTARDGG from the coding sequence GTGCTGGACCTCGGCTGCGGCGGCGGCCGGCACGCCTTCGAGGTCTACCGGCGCGGCGCCGACATCACCGCGTTCGACCAGAACGAGAACGACCTGGCCGACGTCTCCGCGATGTTCGCCGCGATGCGCGCCGAGGGCGAGGGCCCGGAGGGCGCCACCGCCGAGACCGTCAAGGGCGACGCCCTCGCCATGCCCTTCGACGACGGCTCCTTCAACCGGGTCATCGCCTCGGAGATCTTCGAGCACCTGCCGCACGACACCGCCGGCATGGCCGAGCTCTACCGGGTGCTGCGGCCCGGCGGCATCGCCGCGGTCACCGTGCCCAGCTGGCTGCCGGAGCGGGTGTGCTGGGCGCTGTCCGAGGACTACCACACCGTCGAGGGCGGGCACATCCGCATCTACACCCGCGCCGAGCTGGAGGCCAAGCTCAAGGCCACCGGGTTCGAGATCGGCCCGCACCACCACGCGCACGCCCTGCACGCGCCCTACTGGTGGATCAAGTGCGCCGTCGGCACCGACGACGACCGGCACCCGCTGGTCAAGGCCTACCACCGGATGCTGGTCTGGGACATCCTCAAGGCCCCCCGGACCACCCGGGTCGCCGAGCGCCTGCTCAACCCGGTCATCGGCAAGAGCGTCGTGGTCTACGTGCGCAAGCCCCTGACCGCCCGGGACGGCGGGTGA
- a CDS encoding prenyltransferase, protein MSPAIPELPGVLGADEVARSADYLLAAQEADGGIPWFPGGHLDVWDHVECAMALTATGHTGAARRAYSWLATAQYPDGSWPAKLRQSRVAVPLRETNHAAYPAVGLLHHLLITGDEAFAREVWPTVRAGIGFAMGLRTERGEFLWARDPGGGPGDHALLTVCSSVHHGLRCAAELGARLGEEHPEWTAAADRLAVLINEREDVFADRSRFSMDWYYPILGGAVRGQAARERIKERWDAFVVPGLGIRCVSDQPWVTGAETSELVLALASMGEVDLGAELLGSISHLRDPDDGAYWTGYQFAEKVRWPVERSTWTAAAVILAADALSQTTPGARVFTDPPGCG, encoded by the coding sequence GTGAGCCCGGCGATACCGGAGCTGCCCGGCGTGCTCGGCGCGGACGAGGTGGCCCGCTCCGCCGACTACCTGCTGGCCGCCCAGGAGGCCGACGGCGGGATCCCCTGGTTCCCCGGCGGCCACCTGGACGTCTGGGACCACGTGGAGTGCGCCATGGCGCTCACCGCCACCGGACACACCGGGGCGGCCCGCCGCGCCTACTCCTGGCTGGCCACCGCGCAGTACCCGGACGGCTCCTGGCCGGCGAAGCTGCGCCAGTCCCGGGTCGCCGTCCCGCTCCGCGAGACCAACCACGCCGCCTACCCCGCGGTGGGGCTCCTGCACCACCTGCTGATCACCGGCGACGAGGCGTTCGCCCGCGAGGTCTGGCCGACGGTGCGCGCCGGCATCGGCTTCGCGATGGGGCTGCGCACCGAGCGCGGCGAGTTCCTCTGGGCCCGCGACCCCGGCGGCGGCCCGGGCGACCACGCCCTGCTCACCGTCTGCTCCAGCGTCCACCACGGCCTGCGCTGCGCCGCCGAGCTCGGCGCGCGCCTCGGCGAGGAGCACCCGGAGTGGACCGCCGCCGCCGACCGGCTGGCCGTGCTGATCAACGAGCGGGAGGACGTGTTCGCCGACCGCAGCCGGTTCTCCATGGACTGGTACTACCCGATCCTCGGCGGCGCGGTCCGCGGCCAGGCCGCACGGGAGCGGATCAAGGAGCGCTGGGACGCCTTCGTCGTCCCCGGCCTGGGCATCCGCTGCGTGAGCGACCAGCCGTGGGTCACCGGCGCGGAGACCTCCGAGCTGGTCCTGGCGCTGGCCTCGATGGGCGAGGTGGACCTCGGCGCCGAACTGCTCGGCAGCATCTCCCACCTGCGCGACCCCGACGACGGCGCATACTGGACCGGCTACCAGTTCGCGGAGAAGGTGCGCTGGCCGGTGGAGCGGAGCACGTGGACCGCGGCCGCGGTCATCCTCGCCGCCGACGCGCTGTCCCAGACCACCCCCGGCGCCCGGGTCTTCACCGACCCGCCCGGCTGCGGCTGA
- a CDS encoding transglycosylase domain-containing protein encodes MAEISEGDSSEKDSAAADDSQEAGPESLSAFKDSGSFFRDRVAQTLAEQGYDLRKDGTWGADPEAGAGGGESSAEQGEADAAEPAADAAPVVEDEDAGDEDAGDEDAASTAKDAENAEERSGAGEQDAEEDRPAGGKAETSADEDPATAAFAPVFAADDDDDAAGDGAESGAEAGSKDAGAAGEADASAEAAAEGPATAAFAPVFADEDGTGAESAAQEKKPGDQAAAEDADAAGGGADGETRTEAGDDGAEGPATAAFAPVFADDDDDDRAVRRGAETAESTDSVDAERADGGGTPSDAGAGDATAAFRSGPAGDGVRRDEGEDGEKAEGARPGFAAPAAAAGAAAGAAGAAPPAGSEPAAAAASGPVSGARNILRAKRPGKSSGKEKNEGTALAGAKAGGPGGPKGPGKKGAKPKKPLWFRIVRATLITVLAMLGLGVAGFAIAYAVFEVPTSAKAEAIDQGSAFYYSDGETKFAERGVDRDPVKYNEIPEVVQEAVISAEDRGFWDEPGVSLSGTLRGAISTVTGKQVQGGSTITQQMVRNYYEGVSKEQTVSRKLQEIIIALKVDQSKDKQWVMEQYLNTIYFGRQSYGIQAAAQAYYRKDVGELNAAESAFLAAAIQQPTKFGEADSDTTPEMEKRWRYVVNGMVKENLISKEEADKLEFPKPEKVRENADLGGFTGYMWQQAMGEMERLGYSEDHINRGGYKIVTTFDKDLMEAAKAAVEDNVDVDNLPDGVQAGLTAIDPKTGEVVAFYGGKDFNENQYDSAFRGAAQSGSAFKPYVLAAALESGKSLNTIVDGSNGQTFNGSVVNNADRSGGPMNLIEATRRSSNTGYINLAMETGLDNVVDMAHAAGIPKDKITEEQAGAPTLALGVSDVSAVDQASGYATFANGGVHIEPHVVREIVGPDGENEREKPKENRAMEKGVADDVTYALQQVVSSGTGRSANLPDGRPVAGKTGTTDSSVAAWFAGYTPQLSSAVGVYNGNNQPFSMPGYGSLSGGTLPATIWRSFMAKAMEGVDPESFDGPSYGGETENYAPDVPPEDPGTEAPDDGMGEAPPEQEQPPVPEQPGTPEQPEIPDVPDDPEVPDDPGTGGPEIPDDPGGDQPPPEAGG; translated from the coding sequence GTGGCCGAAATCTCGGAAGGCGATTCCTCGGAAAAGGACTCCGCCGCCGCGGACGATTCCCAGGAGGCCGGGCCGGAGTCGCTGAGCGCCTTCAAGGACAGCGGCAGCTTCTTCCGGGACCGGGTCGCGCAGACCCTTGCCGAGCAGGGGTACGACCTCCGCAAGGACGGCACTTGGGGGGCGGACCCCGAGGCCGGCGCGGGGGGCGGGGAGTCGTCCGCGGAGCAGGGCGAGGCGGACGCCGCCGAGCCGGCCGCGGACGCGGCTCCGGTCGTCGAGGACGAGGACGCCGGGGACGAGGACGCCGGGGACGAGGACGCCGCGAGCACCGCCAAGGACGCGGAGAACGCCGAGGAGCGGAGCGGGGCCGGGGAACAGGACGCCGAAGAGGACCGGCCGGCCGGGGGGAAGGCCGAGACCTCTGCGGACGAGGACCCTGCGACCGCCGCGTTCGCTCCGGTCTTCGCCGCCGACGACGACGATGACGCCGCCGGTGACGGCGCGGAGAGCGGTGCCGAGGCCGGCTCCAAGGATGCGGGGGCCGCCGGCGAGGCGGACGCGTCCGCGGAGGCCGCCGCCGAAGGGCCGGCGACGGCCGCCTTCGCTCCGGTCTTCGCCGATGAGGACGGCACCGGTGCCGAGAGCGCCGCTCAGGAGAAGAAGCCCGGGGACCAGGCCGCCGCGGAAGACGCGGACGCCGCCGGCGGGGGGGCCGACGGCGAGACGCGCACCGAGGCCGGGGACGACGGTGCCGAAGGGCCGGCGACCGCTGCGTTCGCTCCGGTCTTCGCCGATGACGACGATGACGACCGGGCCGTGCGGCGCGGTGCCGAGACCGCCGAGTCCACCGACTCCGTGGACGCCGAGCGGGCGGACGGCGGCGGCACCCCTTCGGACGCCGGAGCCGGGGACGCCACCGCGGCGTTCCGCTCCGGACCGGCCGGGGACGGTGTGCGGCGGGACGAGGGCGAGGACGGGGAGAAGGCCGAAGGGGCCCGCCCGGGCTTCGCCGCCCCCGCGGCCGCCGCGGGTGCGGCCGCAGGAGCCGCCGGAGCCGCTCCGCCGGCGGGTTCGGAGCCCGCTGCCGCCGCGGCCTCGGGGCCGGTGAGCGGGGCGCGCAACATCCTGCGCGCCAAGCGGCCGGGGAAGTCCTCCGGCAAGGAGAAGAACGAGGGGACCGCGCTGGCCGGGGCCAAGGCCGGCGGGCCGGGCGGTCCGAAGGGGCCCGGGAAGAAGGGCGCCAAGCCCAAGAAGCCGCTCTGGTTCCGGATCGTCCGCGCCACCCTGATCACGGTCCTGGCCATGCTGGGGCTGGGGGTCGCCGGATTCGCCATCGCCTACGCGGTGTTCGAGGTGCCCACCAGCGCCAAGGCCGAGGCCATCGACCAGGGGTCGGCCTTCTACTACTCCGACGGCGAGACGAAGTTCGCCGAGCGCGGTGTGGACCGGGACCCGGTCAAGTACAACGAGATCCCGGAGGTGGTCCAGGAGGCGGTGATCTCCGCGGAGGACCGCGGCTTCTGGGACGAGCCCGGCGTCTCGCTCAGCGGCACGCTACGCGGCGCGATCTCCACCGTCACCGGAAAGCAGGTGCAGGGCGGCTCCACCATCACCCAGCAGATGGTCCGCAACTACTACGAGGGCGTCAGCAAGGAGCAGACCGTCTCCCGGAAGCTCCAGGAGATCATCATCGCCCTCAAGGTGGACCAGTCCAAGGACAAGCAGTGGGTGATGGAGCAGTACCTCAACACCATCTACTTCGGACGCCAGTCCTACGGCATCCAGGCGGCGGCGCAGGCCTACTACCGCAAGGACGTCGGTGAGCTGAACGCCGCCGAGTCGGCGTTCCTGGCGGCGGCGATCCAGCAGCCCACCAAGTTCGGCGAGGCGGACAGCGACACCACGCCGGAGATGGAGAAGCGCTGGCGCTACGTCGTCAACGGCATGGTGAAAGAGAACCTGATCAGCAAGGAGGAGGCCGACAAGCTGGAGTTCCCCAAGCCGGAGAAGGTGCGCGAGAACGCGGATCTCGGCGGGTTCACCGGCTACATGTGGCAGCAGGCCATGGGCGAGATGGAGCGCCTGGGCTACAGCGAGGACCACATCAACCGGGGCGGCTACAAGATCGTCACCACGTTCGACAAGGACCTCATGGAGGCCGCCAAGGCGGCTGTCGAGGACAACGTCGACGTGGACAACCTTCCCGACGGGGTCCAGGCCGGGCTGACCGCGATCGACCCGAAGACCGGCGAGGTCGTGGCGTTCTACGGCGGCAAGGACTTCAACGAGAACCAGTACGACAGCGCGTTCCGCGGGGCCGCGCAGTCCGGGTCGGCGTTCAAGCCGTACGTGCTGGCGGCGGCGCTGGAGAGCGGCAAGAGCCTGAACACCATCGTCGACGGCAGCAACGGCCAGACGTTCAACGGGTCGGTGGTGAACAACGCCGACCGGTCCGGCGGGCCGATGAACCTGATCGAGGCGACCCGGCGCTCCAGCAACACCGGTTACATCAACCTGGCGATGGAGACCGGCCTGGACAATGTCGTCGACATGGCGCACGCGGCCGGGATCCCCAAGGACAAGATCACCGAGGAGCAGGCCGGCGCGCCCACCCTGGCGCTGGGCGTCTCCGACGTGAGCGCGGTGGACCAGGCCTCCGGCTACGCCACCTTCGCCAACGGCGGCGTGCACATCGAGCCGCACGTGGTCCGGGAGATCGTCGGCCCGGACGGCGAGAACGAGCGGGAGAAGCCCAAGGAGAACCGGGCGATGGAGAAGGGCGTCGCCGACGACGTCACCTACGCGCTGCAGCAGGTGGTCAGCTCCGGCACCGGTCGCTCCGCGAACCTGCCGGACGGCCGCCCGGTGGCCGGCAAGACCGGTACCACCGACAGCAGCGTGGCCGCCTGGTTCGCCGGGTACACCCCGCAGCTGTCCAGCGCGGTGGGCGTGTACAACGGCAACAACCAGCCGTTCAGCATGCCGGGCTACGGTTCGCTGTCCGGCGGTACGCTGCCGGCCACGATCTGGCGGAGCTTCATGGCCAAGGCCATGGAGGGCGTCGACCCGGAGAGCTTCGACGGGCCCAGCTACGGCGGGGAGACCGAGAACTACGCGCCGGACGTCCCGCCGGAGGACCCGGGGACCGAGGCGCCCGACGACGGGATGGGCGAGGCCCCGCCGGAGCAGGAGCAGCCGCCGGTGCCCGAGCAGCCGGGCACGCCGGAGCAGCCGGAGATCCCCGATGTCCCGGATGACCCGGAGGTGCCGGACGACCCGGGGACGGGCGGCCCGGAGATCCCGGATGATCCGGGAGGGGATCAGCCGCCCCCTGAGGCAGGGGGCTGA
- a CDS encoding tetratricopeptide repeat protein, with protein MFRSWEEEQACQAAASSGDPVAMTDLALWHAQAGRMREAEQWHHASAGTGRPLSMTHFGVFLAQAGRMQEAEWWLRSAAAAGEPQGMYNLGRLLNDTGRVPEGRDWYIRAAGNGHRDAMYNLGNDLAEENPGAAAQWLRQAADAGHVPAMFNLCVVLNGLGRYQEGVPYLWKAAEAGHPSAMNAAARDLLDQQRYPEAEPWLRRAADAGLPPAFRNLGRLLKETGRVQEAEGWLRRAAESEDVEAITLLMELLTQTGRNGEATQWLQWLVQKGYARPA; from the coding sequence ATGTTCAGATCGTGGGAGGAAGAGCAGGCCTGCCAGGCGGCCGCGAGCTCGGGGGACCCCGTGGCCATGACCGATCTCGCGCTCTGGCACGCCCAGGCCGGGCGGATGAGGGAGGCCGAGCAGTGGCACCATGCCTCGGCCGGCACCGGGCGTCCGCTCTCCATGACGCACTTCGGCGTCTTCCTCGCCCAGGCCGGGCGGATGCAGGAGGCCGAGTGGTGGCTGCGCTCCGCTGCGGCGGCCGGTGAGCCGCAGGGGATGTACAACCTGGGACGCCTGCTCAACGACACCGGGCGCGTGCCGGAAGGTCGCGACTGGTACATCCGGGCCGCCGGGAACGGCCACCGCGATGCCATGTACAACCTGGGGAACGACCTCGCCGAGGAGAACCCCGGAGCCGCTGCGCAGTGGCTCCGCCAGGCCGCCGATGCCGGGCACGTGCCGGCGATGTTCAACCTCTGCGTGGTGCTGAACGGCCTGGGGCGCTACCAGGAAGGGGTCCCCTACCTCTGGAAGGCGGCGGAGGCCGGGCACCCCTCGGCGATGAACGCGGCCGCCCGCGACCTCCTCGACCAGCAGCGCTACCCGGAGGCCGAGCCGTGGCTGCGCAGGGCGGCGGACGCCGGCCTGCCCCCGGCCTTCCGGAACCTCGGCCGCCTCCTGAAGGAGACCGGGCGCGTCCAGGAGGCCGAAGGGTGGCTGCGTCGGGCGGCCGAGAGTGAGGACGTCGAGGCGATCACCCTCCTGATGGAGCTGCTCACCCAGACCGGCCGCAACGGCGAGGCGACGCAGTGGCTGCAGTGGCTGGTGCAGAAGGGCTACGCCCGCCCCGCGTGA
- a CDS encoding Nramp family divalent metal transporter has translation MVATEQRKATWRQLGPGIVVAATGVGAGDLVATLVAGNRFGYALLWATIVGCIVKISLAEATGRWHLATGRTIFDGWSSLGRWTTFYFAPYIVIWGFVYGATAMSATGLPLAALFPVLPLEGWAIIAGIAGLVLIWFNRYIVFEKIMTVFIGVMFVTVVGLAIYVGPDVVETLKGLVPLLPPGSAFYTMGLIGGVGGTITMAAYGYWVNAKGWQDSTWMRMMRWDNRVAYITTGVFVIAMLIVGAELLYASGIALTEGDQGLIQLGEILAERYGGFVSTLFLVGFFAAAFSSIIGVWHGVSLMFADFVNHLRKQPNQPVAETERSWPFRAYVLWLTFPPMLLLLLGRPFQLVIVYGVLGAFFMPFLAFTLMWLLNSSRTPREWRNGIISNTGLTIAGALFLVLCVHEIWSTFTGAE, from the coding sequence GTGGTAGCCACCGAGCAGCGCAAGGCCACATGGAGACAGCTGGGACCGGGGATCGTCGTCGCGGCGACCGGTGTGGGCGCCGGAGACCTGGTCGCCACCCTCGTCGCCGGCAACCGGTTCGGGTACGCCCTGCTGTGGGCCACCATCGTCGGCTGCATCGTCAAGATCTCGCTCGCCGAGGCGACCGGCCGGTGGCACCTGGCGACCGGGCGGACCATCTTCGACGGATGGAGCAGCCTGGGCCGCTGGACCACCTTCTACTTCGCGCCCTACATCGTCATCTGGGGCTTCGTCTACGGCGCCACCGCGATGTCGGCGACCGGCCTGCCGCTGGCCGCCCTGTTCCCGGTGCTGCCCCTGGAGGGGTGGGCGATCATCGCCGGCATCGCCGGGCTCGTCCTCATCTGGTTCAACCGCTACATCGTCTTCGAGAAGATCATGACGGTGTTCATCGGCGTCATGTTCGTGACCGTCGTCGGGCTGGCGATCTACGTCGGCCCGGACGTGGTCGAGACCCTCAAGGGCCTGGTCCCGCTGCTGCCGCCGGGGTCGGCGTTCTACACCATGGGGCTGATCGGCGGCGTCGGCGGCACCATCACCATGGCCGCCTACGGGTACTGGGTGAACGCCAAGGGGTGGCAGGACTCCACCTGGATGCGCATGATGCGCTGGGACAACCGGGTCGCCTACATCACCACCGGCGTGTTCGTCATCGCGATGCTCATCGTCGGCGCCGAGCTGCTCTACGCCAGCGGGATCGCGCTGACCGAGGGCGACCAAGGGCTGATCCAGCTCGGCGAGATCCTGGCGGAGCGGTACGGCGGCTTCGTCTCCACGCTCTTCCTGGTCGGCTTCTTCGCCGCGGCGTTCTCCTCGATCATCGGCGTCTGGCACGGCGTCAGCCTGATGTTCGCCGACTTCGTGAACCACCTCCGCAAGCAGCCGAACCAGCCGGTCGCCGAAACCGAGCGCAGCTGGCCGTTCCGCGCCTACGTGCTCTGGCTGACCTTCCCGCCGATGCTGCTCCTGCTGCTCGGCCGCCCGTTCCAGCTGGTCATCGTGTACGGCGTGCTCGGCGCGTTCTTCATGCCGTTCCTGGCGTTCACCCTCATGTGGCTGCTGAACTCCTCCCGAACGCCGCGCGAGTGGCGCAACGGCATCATCAGCAACACCGGGCTGACCATCGCCGGTGCGCTGTTCCTGGTGCTGTGCGTGCACGAGATCTGGTCCACCTTCACCGGCGCGGAGTGA
- a CDS encoding LacI family DNA-binding transcriptional regulator, which produces MARSAPGRRRPTIADVAAAAGVSRTTVSHALNGIGKVDPRTRARVREVAAELGYRPNLRAQRLRHGRAQTLALASSMPFSVAGGPSRLGFYMEVAAAAAERALTRGYALVLVPPVESGPGVESVDIDGAIVVEPEEDDPVVRLLRERGLPYATLGRQVGGDDSAAVDLHGGAVAELLLQHLREQGARRPALITGEGTRHSYVDARAAYLRVAAEQGFEPVSVAAPEGGGEQAGYDACALLLREHPEVDAVCALVDAFAVGAARAAADAGRPVPDGLLLATRYDGLRAKTHRPPLTSVDLSLGEAAGSAVDLLLNRLEGRDAPVAAPPLPRLVARASSVRG; this is translated from the coding sequence ATGGCACGATCCGCCCCCGGCCGACGGCGCCCCACCATCGCCGACGTCGCCGCGGCGGCCGGAGTGTCCCGGACCACGGTCTCGCACGCGCTCAACGGGATCGGCAAGGTCGATCCGCGCACCCGGGCCCGGGTGCGGGAGGTCGCCGCGGAGCTCGGATACCGGCCCAACCTGCGCGCGCAGCGGCTGAGGCACGGGCGTGCGCAGACGCTGGCGCTGGCCTCGTCGATGCCGTTCTCGGTGGCCGGCGGGCCGTCCCGGCTCGGCTTCTACATGGAGGTCGCCGCGGCCGCGGCCGAGCGGGCGCTCACCCGGGGCTACGCGCTGGTGCTGGTTCCTCCGGTGGAGTCCGGCCCGGGGGTGGAGTCGGTGGACATCGACGGGGCGATCGTGGTCGAGCCCGAGGAGGACGACCCGGTGGTCCGGCTGCTGCGCGAGCGCGGCCTGCCGTACGCGACCCTGGGCCGGCAGGTCGGCGGGGACGACTCCGCCGCCGTGGACCTGCACGGCGGGGCGGTGGCCGAGCTGCTCCTGCAGCACCTGCGCGAGCAGGGCGCGCGCCGCCCGGCGCTGATCACCGGTGAGGGGACTCGGCACTCCTACGTGGACGCCCGCGCCGCCTACCTGCGGGTCGCGGCCGAGCAGGGGTTCGAGCCGGTCTCGGTGGCCGCGCCGGAGGGCGGCGGGGAGCAGGCCGGGTACGACGCCTGCGCCCTGCTGCTCCGCGAGCACCCCGAGGTGGACGCGGTGTGCGCGCTGGTGGACGCGTTCGCGGTGGGCGCCGCGCGGGCGGCCGCCGACGCGGGGCGGCCGGTCCCCGACGGGCTGCTGCTGGCCACCCGGTACGACGGGCTGCGCGCCAAGACGCACCGGCCCCCGCTCACCTCGGTCGACCTGAGCCTGGGCGAGGCCGCGGGGAGCGCGGTCGACCTGCTGCTGAACCGCTTGGAGGGCCGCGACGCCCCGGTGGCCGCGCCGCCGCTCCCCCGCCTGGTGGCGCGGGCCTCCTCGGTGCGCGGCTGA
- a CDS encoding alpha/beta fold hydrolase codes for MRSRPLIAVLGVAAVAVSGCSASAAVDAASASGQSLEWRDCTEEDVTVQLPEDMGPPEPVEVPDGMECADLEVPVDYAEPDGRTILLSVARLPGTGSEQDPETVVHHPGGPAVPGIPEAAMAVERFDRLREGADLVVFNPRGAMGGVRDLFPLEDCFLNGPQYTAPLTEEEFDADVAANEERLEQCREHDPELFDNMDSATRAHDVDALRAALGEEQVNFFGTSYGGPAGAAYARLYPDRVRTMFLDSAVSHVIGYEEEAASDLASLENDFAGFAERCAEDSECVWNGEDVPEAWRAFVARANEDPIPAKEYGDEPYSGYDLTIAGSVLLGYKEDWPVLSDAVGQALGGDASAFLARSQGQPAYIGSVAAATTCADGIRFENYEEYRRASEEQAELSPDFGAAMAGYETLCSAWPAPEANPRGPIDAEGLPPILAAGSTQEFHLTSSLADEIPGSVALEMKGMGHGLYIGDGNECVMAHADRYLVDGTLPEQGTVCRPD; via the coding sequence ATGCGGAGCAGACCATTGATCGCGGTGCTCGGGGTGGCGGCGGTGGCGGTGAGCGGTTGCTCGGCGTCCGCCGCGGTCGACGCCGCGAGCGCGTCCGGCCAGAGCCTGGAATGGCGGGACTGTACCGAGGAGGACGTGACCGTGCAGCTGCCGGAGGACATGGGGCCGCCGGAGCCGGTCGAGGTGCCCGACGGGATGGAGTGCGCCGACCTGGAGGTACCGGTCGACTACGCCGAGCCGGACGGGCGGACGATCCTGCTCTCCGTGGCGCGCCTCCCCGGCACCGGCTCCGAGCAGGATCCCGAGACGGTCGTCCACCACCCCGGAGGCCCGGCCGTCCCCGGCATCCCCGAGGCGGCCATGGCCGTCGAGCGCTTCGACCGGTTGCGGGAGGGCGCCGACCTGGTCGTGTTCAACCCGCGCGGCGCCATGGGCGGGGTCCGCGACCTCTTCCCCCTCGAGGACTGCTTCCTGAACGGGCCGCAGTACACCGCTCCGCTGACCGAGGAGGAGTTCGACGCCGACGTCGCCGCGAACGAGGAGCGCCTGGAGCAGTGCCGCGAGCACGATCCGGAGCTCTTCGACAACATGGACTCGGCGACCCGCGCCCACGACGTGGACGCCCTGCGCGCCGCGCTCGGCGAGGAGCAGGTGAACTTCTTCGGCACCTCCTACGGCGGACCGGCGGGCGCGGCGTATGCGCGGCTCTACCCGGACCGGGTCCGCACCATGTTCCTGGACAGCGCCGTCTCGCACGTCATCGGCTACGAGGAGGAGGCGGCGAGCGACCTCGCCTCCCTGGAGAACGATTTCGCGGGCTTCGCCGAACGGTGCGCGGAGGACTCCGAGTGCGTGTGGAACGGCGAGGACGTCCCCGAGGCCTGGCGGGCTTTCGTGGCCCGGGCCAACGAGGACCCGATCCCCGCGAAGGAGTACGGCGACGAGCCGTACAGCGGCTACGACCTGACGATCGCGGGCAGCGTCCTGCTCGGCTACAAGGAGGACTGGCCGGTGCTGTCCGACGCGGTCGGGCAGGCGCTCGGCGGGGACGCCTCGGCGTTCCTGGCGCGTTCGCAGGGGCAGCCCGCGTACATCGGATCGGTGGCCGCGGCGACCACGTGCGCGGACGGGATCCGCTTCGAGAACTACGAGGAGTACCGGCGGGCGTCGGAGGAGCAGGCGGAGCTGTCGCCCGACTTCGGCGCGGCGATGGCCGGCTACGAGACGCTGTGCAGCGCCTGGCCCGCTCCGGAGGCCAATCCGCGGGGCCCGATCGACGCCGAAGGGCTACCGCCTATCCTGGCCGCCGGCTCGACCCAGGAGTTCCACCTGACGTCCTCCCTCGCCGACGAGATACCGGGCTCGGTCGCCCTTGAGATGAAGGGGATGGGCCACGGCCTCTACATCGGAGACGGCAACGAGTGCGTGATGGCCCACGCCGACCGCTACCTCGTCGATGGCACACTCCCCGAGCAGGGCACCGTCTGCCGACCCGACTGA
- a CDS encoding sensor histidine kinase, with the protein MPGAVQQIIARVRGAWGVLPYGGQDALLAAAAALALTSYYLISPAPVPAGEVAVAAAGSVLACAPLALRRRVPLTAAALSAGTVTLGSILLDEQSGIWAALAAIGSAAYHSERSRLLLAALAASWMAATLALSFLSVTPYDLVTGVVIGAAPVAFGYALRVKEEQAEQESRLRRAELERARADERAQITREVHDIVGHHLSAIRLQAVGGRRALRTAPDRAEKAFGTIADTSRLALDEIRGLLDLLRGEPGGPGAVPPRMSDLGGLAARLSAGRPRITVVVPPGAERLVPAEVQACVYRVAQESLTNVVRHAGAGEAVVRVEVGGGEVVLTVEDDGAGSEVPAGGGGGLRGMRDRVRLLGGELRAGLRDPRGWRVRAALPLGAGPGAVEGAR; encoded by the coding sequence ATGCCAGGGGCAGTGCAGCAGATCATCGCGCGGGTCCGCGGGGCCTGGGGCGTCCTGCCGTACGGGGGCCAGGACGCCCTGCTGGCCGCGGCCGCCGCACTGGCTCTGACCTCGTACTACCTCATCTCGCCCGCCCCGGTCCCGGCCGGCGAGGTCGCGGTGGCGGCGGCCGGCTCGGTCCTGGCCTGCGCGCCGCTGGCGCTGCGGCGGCGGGTACCGCTGACCGCGGCCGCGCTGTCGGCCGGAACCGTGACGCTCGGCTCGATCCTGCTGGACGAGCAGTCGGGCATATGGGCGGCGCTCGCCGCGATCGGGTCGGCCGCCTACCACAGCGAGCGGAGCCGGCTGCTGCTCGCCGCGCTGGCCGCCTCCTGGATGGCGGCCACCCTGGCGCTGTCGTTCCTCTCCGTCACCCCGTACGACCTGGTCACCGGGGTGGTGATCGGGGCCGCGCCGGTCGCCTTCGGCTACGCCCTGCGGGTGAAGGAGGAGCAGGCCGAGCAGGAGTCGCGGCTGCGCAGGGCCGAGCTGGAGCGGGCGCGCGCGGACGAGCGGGCCCAGATCACCCGCGAGGTGCACGACATCGTCGGCCACCATCTGAGCGCCATCCGGTTGCAGGCGGTGGGCGGCCGGCGTGCCCTGCGGACCGCGCCGGACCGCGCGGAGAAGGCGTTCGGCACCATCGCCGACACCTCCAGGCTGGCCCTGGACGAGATCCGCGGCCTGCTGGACCTGCTGCGCGGCGAGCCGGGCGGGCCGGGCGCGGTGCCGCCGCGCATGTCCGACCTGGGCGGGCTGGCCGCGCGGCTGTCCGCCGGGCGGCCGCGGATCACCGTGGTGGTGCCGCCCGGTGCGGAGCGGCTGGTCCCCGCGGAGGTGCAGGCCTGCGTCTACCGGGTGGCGCAGGAGTCGCTGACCAACGTGGTGCGGCACGCGGGGGCCGGGGAGGCGGTGGTGCGGGTGGAGGTCGGCGGCGGAGAGGTGGTGCTCACGGTGGAGGACGACGGGGCCGGCTCGGAGGTGCCGGCCGGCGGGGGCGGGGGCCTGCGGGGGATGCGCGACCGGGTGCGGCTGCTCGGCGGCGAGCTGCGGGCCGGGCTGCGCGATCCGCGCGGCTGGCGGGTCCGGGCCGCGCTGCCGCTCGGCGCGGGGCCGGGAGCGGTGGAGGGGGCGCGGTGA